The genomic interval GGTACTGCAGGGGGGACCCTGTGGGAGAGTAGGACACCGCCGAACTCCTTTTAGAGCTCTGGCTCTTGGGCACACAGCTCAAGAGCCAGAGCTTTTTTGCGTTGAGGTAGGGTCAGGGAGCATCGTTCGCACGTTTCCCACAGGAGGCCCCCGGGTGGAGGTCCAGGAGACCCGGGTCCAGACGGACCGGGTCCTCACCATCCCCAACATCCTCAGCATGGCGCGGCTCGTTGGGGTGCCGCTCTTCCTGTGGCTGATCCTCAGGCCCGAGTTCGGAGGGCCCAAGAGTGACACCTGGGCACTGCTGGTACTGGCTCTGAGCGGTATCAGCGACTACCTGGACGGCAAGCTGGCCCGGCGGTGGAACCAGATCAGCAGCCTCGGCCGGCTGCTCGACCCCGCCGCCGACCGTCTCTACATTCTCTCGACCCTGGTCGGTCTCACCTGGCGCGAGATTCTGCCACTTTGGTTGACGGCTGTACTGCTCTTGCGAGAGCTGGTTCTCCTGGTGATGGTGGGCATCCTCAGGCGTCACGGTTATCCGCCGCCGCAGGTGAACTTCCTTGGCAAGGCCGCCACCTTCAACCTGATGTACGCCTTCCCGCTGCTCTTGCTCAGTGACGGAACTGGTTGGATCTCGTCACTCGCTGCTATTTTCGGATGGGCGTTCGCCGGATGGGGTACAACCCTGTACTGGTGGGCAGGAGTGCTCTATGTGGTCCAAGTCCGCCGACTGGTCCGTGCGGACGCCCAGGCCGACTGAACTCGCCCATTGCCACGGCCGTAGCGGCTCAATGGCCCCCGGCGGAAAAGTGCGGGACAATCTGGACGGGTGAAGTCGGCTGGACCGTCATCTTTTAAGGAGGACGCTTCCGACATGAAGGCCGTCGTGATGGCCGGAGGCGAAGGCACACGCCTTCGTCCCATGACCTCGAGCATGCCCAAGCCGCTCCTGCCGGTGGTAAACCGGCCGATCATGGAGCACGTGCTGCGGCTGCTCAAAAGGCATGGGCTCAACGAGACCGTCGTCACCGTGCAGTTCCTGGCCTCACTGGTCAAGAACTACTTCGGTGACGGTGAAGAGCTCGGAATGGAGCTCTCCTATGCCAATGAGGAGAAGCCACTCGGTACCGCCGGGAGCGTCAAGAACGCCGAAGAGGCGTTGAAGGACGATGCTTTCCTCGTCATCTCCGGTGATGCCCTGACCGACTTCGACCTCACCGAGCTCATCAACTTTCACAAGGAAAAGGGCGCACTGGTCACCGTCTGTCTGACGCGTGTGCCCAATCCGCTCGAGTTCGGCATCACCATCGTCGACGAGGAAGGCAAGGTCGAGCGCTTCCTGGAGAAGCCGACCTGGGGCCAGGTCTTCTCGGACACCGTGAACACGGGTATCTACGTCATGGAGCCCGAGGTCTTCGACTACGTCGACCCCGATGTGCCCGTGGACTGGTCTGGTGACGTCTTTCCTCAGCTGATGAAGGAAGGCAAGCCGGTCTACGGCTATATCGCGGAGGGCTACTGGGAGGACGTCGGCACGCACGAAAGCTACGTGAAGGCGCAGGCCGACGTTCTCGAAGGCAAGGTCGACGTCGAGATCGACGGCTTCGAGATCTCTCCTGGCGTGTGGGTGGCCGAGGGAGCCGAGGTACATCCCGACGCCGTTCTTCGTGGTCCGCTGTACATCGGTGACTACGCCAAGGTCGAGGCCGGCGCCGAGATCCGTGAGCACACCGTCGTGGGCTCGAACGTGGTCGTGAAGAGCGGGGCGTTTCTGCACAAGGCCGTCGTGCACGACAACGTGTATGTCGGGCAGCAGAGCAATCTCCGTGGCTGTGTCGTCGGGAAGAACACCGACATCATGCGGGCGGCCCGTATCGAGGACGGCGCGGTCATCGGCGACGAGTGCCTCGTCGGCGAGGAATCGATTATTCAGGGGAATGTGCGGGTCTACCCGTTCAAGACCATCGAAGCCGGTGCCTTCGTCAACACCTCGGTCATCTGGGAGTCCAGGGGCCAGGCGCATCTTTTCGGCGCCCGTGGCGTCTCCGGCATCCTGAACGTCGAGATCACCCCTGAACTCGCGGTCCGGCTGGCCGGCGCCTACGCGACGACCCTCAAGAAGGGTTCGACCGTCACCACCGCCCGCGACCACTCCCGTGGCGCGCGGGCACTGAAGCGGGCGGTCATCTCCGCTCTGCAGGCCAGCGCCATCGACGTACGCGACCTGGAGAACGTGCCGCTGCCCGTCGCGCGGCAGCAGACCGCGCGAGGGAGCGCCGGCGGGATCATGATCCGGACCACGCCCGGGGTGCCGGATTCCGTGGACATCATGTTCTTCGACGGGCGAGGCGCGGACCTTTCCCAGGGCAGCCAGCGAAAGCTGGACCGGGTGTTCGCGCGGCAGGAGTACCGGCGCGCGTTCCCCGGCGAGATCGGGGACCTGCACTTCCCGGCGAGCGTCTTCGACTCGTACACCGGATCACTGTTGCGGAACGTCGACATCACCGGGATCTCCGAGGCCGGGCTGAAGGTCGTCGTGGACGCGTCGAACGGCAGTGCGGGGTTGGTGCTGCCGAGTCTGCTCGGGAAACTCGGGGTGGACTCGCTGACCATCAACCCGGGGCTCGACGAGTCCAGGCCGACGGAGACGGCGGATGCCCGGCGGTCCGGGCTCGTGCGGCTGGGCGAGATCGTGGCGTCCGCGCGGGCCGCGTTCGGTGTGCGGTTCGACCCGGTGGGTGAGCGGCTGTCCCTGGTGGACGAGAAGGGCCGGATCATCGAGGACGACCGAGCCCTGCTCGTCATGCTCGACCTGGTGGCCGCCGAGCGGCGCAGCGGCCGGGTGGCGCTGCCGGTGACCACCACGCGGATCGCCGAGCAGGTGGCGGCGTATCACGGCACGCAGGTCGAGTGGACGACCACCTCGCCCGACGATCTGACCCGGGTCGGGCGCGACGACTCGACGATCTTCGGCGGTGACGGCAAGGGTGCCTTCATCATCCCGGAGTTCAGCAGTGTCTTCGACGGTACGGCGGCCTTCGTACGGCTGATCGGGCTGGTGGCGCGGACGCAGCTCACGCTCAGCCAGATCGACGCGCGGATTCCGCGGGCGCATGTCCTCAAGCGGGATCTGGCGACCCCGTGGGCCGTCAAGGGGCTGGTGATGCGCAGGGTCGTGGAGGCGGCGGGCGATCGCTTTGTCGACACGACCGACGGTGTCCGGGTCGTCGAGACCGACGGACGCTGGGTGATGGTGCTGCCGGACCCGGCGGAGGCGGTGACCCATCTGTGGGCCGAGGGGCCCGACGACGCGTCCGCGCAGGCCCTGCTCGACGAGTGGTCGGCGGTGGTGGACAGCGCCGGCCGCTGAGCCGCGCACACGCGCGTGCCGGACATGTGTCCCCAAAGGGGCCTGTCCGGCACGCCGATGGGGCCATTCGGAGGTAGGGGCCGCGACGTGCGACGATGTGCGGCATGCCGCAGCAGCCCCCCATTCGGAGCACCCCCACGCGCCCGTCGCGCCCGGACGCCTCCATGTCGCTGCTCACCAACGTCATGGACCACAGCCTCGACGACGGGTACGCGGAGGCCGCAGACCGCAAGAAGGCGGCCGGTGAGGGTGGGCTGCCCAAGACGTTGCGGGCCAGGCTGGGTCTGGCCCTCGGGCTGGTGCTCGCCGCTCTCGTGGTGACCGTGGGGGCGGCGCAGGCGCGGGTGGCCGCTCCGGTCGTGGCCAAGGAGCGCGAGGAGCTCATCGACCGTATCGACCGGGAGACCGGGACGGCGGACAAGCTCGAGGAGAGCGTCGACCAGCTGCGCGACGACGTGACCACGCGGCAGCGAGAGGCGCTCAAGCACACGGGCGACAGCGGCCAGGCCGACCTCGTGGGCATCCTCTCGGGCGCCGTGGAGGTCCACGGGCCGGGCGTCAAACTGGTCGTGAACGATGCCAAGGAAGCCAGTACGGGGGGCGACGGGAACCCGCGAGAGACGTCGGGGTTCTCCGACACCGGGCGAGTGCGCGACCGTGACATGCAGCGGGTCGTGAACGGGCTGTGGGAGTCGGGGGCCGAGGCCATCTCCATCAACGGACAGCGGCTGACCGCGCTGTCGGCGATCAGGGCCGCGGGTGACGCGATACTGGTCGACAACAAGCCGCTGGTTCCGCCGTATACGGTGCTCGCGGTGGGGGACGGGCAGCGGCTGAGCACCAGGTTCCAGGACAGCGCCGACGGGCTGTATCTGCACGCCCTGCAAGAGAACTACGGCATCCGGACCGCCATCTCCGCGGAGGACGACCTCCGGCTGCCGGCCGCACCGAGTGTGATCGTACGTACAGCAGAGCCGAGAACTGAGAAGGGCACATCGTGATCGCCGTACTGGGCCTCGTCGTGGGAGTCGTGGCCGGCCTGTTGGTCCGGCCTGAGGTTCCGGCGGTCGTCGAGCCTTATCTGCCGATCGCCGTGGTGGCGGCGCTCGACGCAGTGTTCGGAGGGCTGCGGGCCATGCTCGACGGCATCTTCGACGACAAGGTCTTCGTCGTGTCGTTCCTGTCGAACGTGGTCGTGGCCGCGTTGATCGTGTTCCTGGGCGACAAGTTGGGCGTGGGCGCCCAACTGTCGACCGGTGTCGTCGTCGTGCTCGGCATCCGGATCTTCTCCAATGCCGCGGCGATCCGTCGGCACGTCTTCCGGGCGTGACGCCGATGAGCGAACAGGAAGAGACCCCCGGCGGCAGGCTGCGCAAGGAACTGCCCGAGGAACTCCCGGCGACGCCGGCAGAGGAGACCGAGGGGCCCGGCGCGCCGGCTGCGGAGCCCGGGCTGACCGGTCGTCAACGGCTTGTGCAGGGGCTGTGGCCGCCCCGCGTGACGCGGGCCCAACTCATCGTCGCCGTCCTGCTGTTCGGCCTCGGATTCGGCCTCGCCGTCCAGGTGGCGTCCAACAGCGACAGTGACAGCGCGCTGCGGGGCGCGAGGCAGGAAGATCTTGTCCGCATCCTCGATGAACTGGACGACCGTACTCAGCGTCTTGAAGACGAGAAGCAGGGCCTCGAGAAGCAGCGGGACGAGCTGGAGAACAGCTCCGACCAGGCCGAGGAGGCCCGCAAGCAGACGGTCGAGAAGGAGCGGCAACTCGGCATCCTCGCGGGCACGGTGGCCGCTCAGGGGCCGGGCATCACGATGACGATCGAGGACAACAAGGGGACGGTCGAGGCGGACATGCTGCTCGACGCGATCCAGGAGCTGCGGGCGGCAGGCGCGGAGGCGATCCAGGTGAACGGCGTACGCGTCGTCGCGGGAACCTATCTGTCGGACGCGGGCAAGAGCGTGAGCGTCGACGGGAACAAGATCACCGCGCCGTTTCGTTTCAAGGTCATCGGCAATCCGCAGGACCTCGAACCGGCGCTGAACATCCCTGGAGGCGTGGTGCAGACGCTCGAGAAGGAGCAGGCCACCATTACCGTCGAGCGGTCGGGCAAGATCGTCGTGGACGCCTTGCGAGCGGCGAAGCGGCCTGACTACGCTCGGTCGTCCTCCCAGTGAACCGGCGGTGCATGGGGGGCATCCGGCCAGGGCATGAGGTTGCGGGGGGTCGGCGCACCGAATGGGTGGTGCGTGGTGGAAACTGTCAGGTGGAAACGGACGTTGTGAGGATGTCCGGGTCGACCGGTGTGTTCAATCAGGGTTCGTCCTGCCCCACGGGCGGGTCTGTTTCGGTCAAGGGGAATCGCCCGTGAAGTTGTTTGCGAAGTTGTTCGGCAAGAGCGCCCGAGAAGGTAGCGACAACAACGCGACCGCTCGTCATCGCGCACAGCCCGACGCCGAGGGTCAGCGCCCGCTGTTCCGGGACCAGGTCGCCGGTCAGGGTGGTGACGTTTCCGGAGGTCAGGGCGTGCCGTCTGTTGACCCTGCCCAGTCCGGCGGCATAGGTTTCGGGCAGCCGTCAACCTCAAGTACGGGTGGAGGGTTTTCCCCTATGTCGGCCCTGGTGTGTACGAGGTGCGGTAACCGCAACGCGGAGAACAGCCGCTTCTGCTCCAACTGCGGCGCCCCGCTGCGGCCCGGTGCCGTGCCCGAGCGCCCCTCGGAGACGACCTCCACCATCTCCATCTCGGGTCTCGAGGCCTACGACTCCGAGGTCACCGGTCAGACCCAGATGCCGGCGCTCTCCCCGGAGGCGCAGGCGGCCGTCGACGCCCTCCCGCTGGGCTCCGCGCTCCTGGTGGTGCGCCGCGGACCGAACTCGGGCAGCCGTTTCCTGCTGGACGGCGAGCTGACCACGGCCGGCCGTCACCCGCAGAGCGACATCTTCCTCGACGACGTCACGGTCTCGCGTCGGCACGTGGAGTTCCGCCGCGGTCAGGACGGTTCGTTCACGGTGTCC from Streptomyces sp. CC0208 carries:
- a CDS encoding FHA domain-containing protein, with protein sequence MGGAWWKLSGGNGRCEDVRVDRCVQSGFVLPHGRVCFGQGESPVKLFAKLFGKSAREGSDNNATARHRAQPDAEGQRPLFRDQVAGQGGDVSGGQGVPSVDPAQSGGIGFGQPSTSSTGGGFSPMSALVCTRCGNRNAENSRFCSNCGAPLRPGAVPERPSETTSTISISGLEAYDSEVTGQTQMPALSPEAQAAVDALPLGSALLVVRRGPNSGSRFLLDGELTTAGRHPQSDIFLDDVTVSRRHVEFRRGQDGSFTVSDVGSLNGTYVNRERIDAVALNNGDEVQIGKYRLVFYASQQGY
- a CDS encoding CDP-alcohol phosphatidyltransferase family protein; translated protein: MEVQETRVQTDRVLTIPNILSMARLVGVPLFLWLILRPEFGGPKSDTWALLVLALSGISDYLDGKLARRWNQISSLGRLLDPAADRLYILSTLVGLTWREILPLWLTAVLLLRELVLLVMVGILRRHGYPPPQVNFLGKAATFNLMYAFPLLLLSDGTGWISSLAAIFGWAFAGWGTTLYWWAGVLYVVQVRRLVRADAQAD
- a CDS encoding mannose-1-phosphate guanyltransferase is translated as MKAVVMAGGEGTRLRPMTSSMPKPLLPVVNRPIMEHVLRLLKRHGLNETVVTVQFLASLVKNYFGDGEELGMELSYANEEKPLGTAGSVKNAEEALKDDAFLVISGDALTDFDLTELINFHKEKGALVTVCLTRVPNPLEFGITIVDEEGKVERFLEKPTWGQVFSDTVNTGIYVMEPEVFDYVDPDVPVDWSGDVFPQLMKEGKPVYGYIAEGYWEDVGTHESYVKAQADVLEGKVDVEIDGFEISPGVWVAEGAEVHPDAVLRGPLYIGDYAKVEAGAEIREHTVVGSNVVVKSGAFLHKAVVHDNVYVGQQSNLRGCVVGKNTDIMRAARIEDGAVIGDECLVGEESIIQGNVRVYPFKTIEAGAFVNTSVIWESRGQAHLFGARGVSGILNVEITPELAVRLAGAYATTLKKGSTVTTARDHSRGARALKRAVISALQASAIDVRDLENVPLPVARQQTARGSAGGIMIRTTPGVPDSVDIMFFDGRGADLSQGSQRKLDRVFARQEYRRAFPGEIGDLHFPASVFDSYTGSLLRNVDITGISEAGLKVVVDASNGSAGLVLPSLLGKLGVDSLTINPGLDESRPTETADARRSGLVRLGEIVASARAAFGVRFDPVGERLSLVDEKGRIIEDDRALLVMLDLVAAERRSGRVALPVTTTRIAEQVAAYHGTQVEWTTTSPDDLTRVGRDDSTIFGGDGKGAFIIPEFSSVFDGTAAFVRLIGLVARTQLTLSQIDARIPRAHVLKRDLATPWAVKGLVMRRVVEAAGDRFVDTTDGVRVVETDGRWVMVLPDPAEAVTHLWAEGPDDASAQALLDEWSAVVDSAGR
- a CDS encoding DUF881 domain-containing protein, which produces MSEQEETPGGRLRKELPEELPATPAEETEGPGAPAAEPGLTGRQRLVQGLWPPRVTRAQLIVAVLLFGLGFGLAVQVASNSDSDSALRGARQEDLVRILDELDDRTQRLEDEKQGLEKQRDELENSSDQAEEARKQTVEKERQLGILAGTVAAQGPGITMTIEDNKGTVEADMLLDAIQELRAAGAEAIQVNGVRVVAGTYLSDAGKSVSVDGNKITAPFRFKVIGNPQDLEPALNIPGGVVQTLEKEQATITVERSGKIVVDALRAAKRPDYARSSSQ
- a CDS encoding small basic family protein gives rise to the protein MIAVLGLVVGVVAGLLVRPEVPAVVEPYLPIAVVAALDAVFGGLRAMLDGIFDDKVFVVSFLSNVVVAALIVFLGDKLGVGAQLSTGVVVVLGIRIFSNAAAIRRHVFRA
- a CDS encoding DUF881 domain-containing protein, which translates into the protein MPQQPPIRSTPTRPSRPDASMSLLTNVMDHSLDDGYAEAADRKKAAGEGGLPKTLRARLGLALGLVLAALVVTVGAAQARVAAPVVAKEREELIDRIDRETGTADKLEESVDQLRDDVTTRQREALKHTGDSGQADLVGILSGAVEVHGPGVKLVVNDAKEASTGGDGNPRETSGFSDTGRVRDRDMQRVVNGLWESGAEAISINGQRLTALSAIRAAGDAILVDNKPLVPPYTVLAVGDGQRLSTRFQDSADGLYLHALQENYGIRTAISAEDDLRLPAAPSVIVRTAEPRTEKGTS